CTTCAAATGTAGAGTGAGCTTCTGAATATAAAGAGTTAACAGATTCTCTTCCTACAACCATTACACTACCTTTGTAAAGTTTTAATTTTACAGTACCTTCAACATTTACTTGAGTTGCATCAATAGCAGCTTGAAGCATTTCTCTCTCAGGAGAAAACCAGTATCCTTGATAGATAAGTTTAGCATATTTTGGCATCATTTCATCTTTTAAATGAGCAGCTTCTCTATCTAAACAAATAGATTCGATTGCTCTATGAGCTTTCAGCATAATTGTTCCACCTGGAGTTTCGTAACAACCTCTTGCTTTCATACCTACATATCTATTTTCAACAATATCAACTCTTCCAATACCATGTTTATTTCCATAGTCATTTAATTTTTTAAGTAATGTTGCAGGAGATAATTCTTCCCCATTAATAGATATTGGATCCCCATTTTTATATCCAATAGTGATGTATTCAGCTTGGTCAGGAGCTTTTTCAGGTGATGTTGTCCATAACCACATTGATTCTTCTGGTTCATTATTTGGATTTTCTAAATGTAAACCTTCATATGAGATATGTAGAAGATTTGCATCCATAGAGTATGGGCTAATAGCTGGATTTCCATCTTTGTCAAGATGTTTTTTATCTATTTCAATTCCATTTTTTTTAGCATAAGCTAATAGCTTTTCTCTAGAATTTAAATCCCATTCTCTCCAAGGAGCAATAACAGTAATTTCAGAATCAAGTCCTAAATAACCTAATTCAAATCTAACTTGGTCATTTCCTTTTCCTGTAGCTCCATGAGAAACTGCATCTGCACCCATTTTGTGTGCTATTTCAATTTGTTTTTTAGCAATAAGAGGTCTTGCAATTGAAGTACCTAATAAATATTCTCCTTCATAAATTGCATTTGCTCTAAACATTGGGAATACATAATCTTTAACAAACTCTTCTTTGATATCTAGTATAAATATATTTTCAGGTTTAATTCCACAAGCTAAAGCTTTTGTTCTAGCTGGTTCAACTTCTTCACCTTGACCTAAATCAGCTGTAAATGTAATAACTTCAGCGTTATATTCATCTTGAAGCCATTTTAATATTGTAGATGTATCAAGTCCACCACTATAGGCTAATACTACTTTTTTTACTTCTTTTTTACTCATTTATTATATCCTATATCATAGTAATTTTAAGGGGTTATTTTATCTTATCTTAGCTATAATCTTGTTTATGAGAATAGATAAATTTTTAAACGCAGTTAATATTACAAAAAGAAGAGCAGTTGCTGAAGATATGCTTGAACATAAAGTAGTTTATATAAATGGCATGCCAGTTAAAAAAGCAAAAGAAGTTAAGGTTGGGGATTTAATTGAAATAAAATACTTAGAGTATACAGAAGAGTATAAGGTGCTACAAATTCCACAAACAAAATCAACTCCAAAATCAAAACAAGCAGAATATATAGAAAAATTAAAAGGAAAAGATGATGTTTAGTACTGACAAACTAAAATTTGATGATATTTTTGAAAATAGACTTCCTGTTGAAGAAGTAAGAAACTATTTAATCAAATTATATGAAGATGGAGAAACAGCTGAACAAATAGCAGCAGCAGCTGATGCTATGAGAGATCACCTTATTGCTTTACCCGTTGATTATTCTTTAAAAGATGAATTAATTGACAATTGTGGAACAGGTGGAGATAAATCAAATAGTTTTAATATCTCAACAACTGTATCATTGCTTTTAGTTGCTTGTGGTTCAAAAGTAGCAAAACATGGAAACAGAAGTATTACAAGTAAATCTGGTAGTGCTGACATGTTGGAAGAACTGGGTATAAATTTAAATTTGAGTATTGATAATCAAGTTAAAATGCTTGAAAATACTGGTTTTGTATTTATGTTTGCCCAAAATCATCATCCTTCTATGAAAAATATTATGCCTATACGAAAGTCAATACCACATAGAACAATTTTTAATATTTTAGGACCTTTAAGTAATCCAGCAACAGTATCAAAACAATTAATTGGTGTTTTTAGTGATGAGTATATCCATAGAATGATTACAGCATTAAGTTTATTGGATACTAAAAGAGCTATGGTAGTTAGTTCAAAAGATGGGATGGATGAAATTTCAATTAGTGATGTAACTTACGCAACAACATTAATTGATCAAAGAACAAGTGACTTTATAATAGACCCTAGAGATTTTGGCTTAGGATTATATTCAAAAGATGATATTTTAGGTGGAGATGCAAAAGAAAATGCTCAAATCACAAGAGATATCCTAGAGGGTAAAATAAGTGGTGCAAAACTTGATATTGTATTACTTAATGCAGGAGCTGCACTATTTATTGATGATAGAGCAAAAGATATAAAAGAAGGTATTGAAATAGCAAGAGAAGCTATTAAATCTGGAAAAGCAAAAGAAAAACTTGAACAAATCATTAATTTTTCTAAAAGTATGAAATAGGGTAGTTTTGGAAAAAATAGAATTAGTTTTAGAAGAGAATGATTTAATTAAAATAATTAAAAGATTAGATAAAATAATTGATAAAAAAGAGTCAATTGTTTTATTAAGAGGTGACTTAGCAAGTGGTAAGACTACATTAGTTAAAAACTATGTAAAGTTTTTAAATATCGATG
This portion of the Arcobacter nitrofigilis DSM 7299 genome encodes:
- a CDS encoding argininosuccinate synthase, with amino-acid sequence MSKKEVKKVVLAYSGGLDTSTILKWLQDEYNAEVITFTADLGQGEEVEPARTKALACGIKPENIFILDIKEEFVKDYVFPMFRANAIYEGEYLLGTSIARPLIAKKQIEIAHKMGADAVSHGATGKGNDQVRFELGYLGLDSEITVIAPWREWDLNSREKLLAYAKKNGIEIDKKHLDKDGNPAISPYSMDANLLHISYEGLHLENPNNEPEESMWLWTTSPEKAPDQAEYITIGYKNGDPISINGEELSPATLLKKLNDYGNKHGIGRVDIVENRYVGMKARGCYETPGGTIMLKAHRAIESICLDREAAHLKDEMMPKYAKLIYQGYWFSPEREMLQAAIDATQVNVEGTVKLKLYKGSVMVVGRESVNSLYSEAHSTFEEDEVYNQKDAEGFIRLNALRFIIAGQKKRSKK
- a CDS encoding RNA-binding S4 domain-containing protein, which produces MRIDKFLNAVNITKRRAVAEDMLEHKVVYINGMPVKKAKEVKVGDLIEIKYLEYTEEYKVLQIPQTKSTPKSKQAEYIEKLKGKDDV
- the trpD gene encoding anthranilate phosphoribosyltransferase, which translates into the protein MFSTDKLKFDDIFENRLPVEEVRNYLIKLYEDGETAEQIAAAADAMRDHLIALPVDYSLKDELIDNCGTGGDKSNSFNISTTVSLLLVACGSKVAKHGNRSITSKSGSADMLEELGINLNLSIDNQVKMLENTGFVFMFAQNHHPSMKNIMPIRKSIPHRTIFNILGPLSNPATVSKQLIGVFSDEYIHRMITALSLLDTKRAMVVSSKDGMDEISISDVTYATTLIDQRTSDFIIDPRDFGLGLYSKDDILGGDAKENAQITRDILEGKISGAKLDIVLLNAGAALFIDDRAKDIKEGIEIAREAIKSGKAKEKLEQIINFSKSMK